In the genome of Thermoanaerobaculia bacterium, one region contains:
- the trpA gene encoding tryptophan synthase subunit alpha: protein MKVLSLLGARRAAAAARPLTQAFARAKSERRAAFIPYITAGDPDLAATERLAIALAAAGADILELGVPFSDPIADGPVNQAAAARALASGTTLVGILALVARLQPRLGIPVVLFTYFNPIHAYGVARFAEHAAASGVDGVLCVDLPPEEAEGEYLDALRAHGLDAIFLLAPTSTRDRVRAVARLGSGFVYYVSRTGVTGEKRELPAALAGEVRALGKKLRLPLAVGFGISTRPQVAAVAKLADGVVVGSALVRLIDESGGSPGLDEIVYERAVDLAAGTRRG, encoded by the coding sequence ATGAAGGTCCTGAGTCTTCTGGGAGCCCGCCGGGCCGCCGCCGCCGCGCGTCCCCTGACGCAGGCTTTCGCGCGCGCCAAGAGCGAGCGCCGGGCGGCGTTCATCCCCTACATCACCGCCGGCGATCCCGATCTCGCGGCGACCGAGCGGCTCGCCATCGCGCTCGCGGCGGCGGGGGCCGACATCCTCGAGCTCGGAGTGCCGTTCAGCGATCCGATTGCCGACGGGCCGGTGAATCAGGCCGCGGCGGCGCGCGCTCTCGCCTCGGGCACGACCCTGGTCGGGATCCTCGCGCTGGTGGCCCGCCTGCAGCCGCGGCTCGGCATCCCGGTCGTCCTCTTCACCTACTTCAATCCAATTCACGCCTACGGCGTCGCGCGTTTCGCCGAGCATGCCGCAGCGTCGGGCGTCGATGGCGTCCTGTGCGTCGATCTGCCGCCGGAGGAGGCCGAGGGCGAGTACCTCGACGCGCTGCGGGCGCACGGCCTCGACGCCATCTTCCTCCTCGCGCCGACCTCGACCCGCGACCGGGTACGAGCGGTGGCGCGGCTGGGAAGCGGTTTCGTCTACTACGTTTCGCGCACCGGAGTGACTGGCGAGAAGCGCGAGCTGCCGGCGGCCCTGGCGGGCGAAGTCCGGGCGCTCGGCAAGAAGCTCAGGCTGCCTCTCGCGGTCGGTTTCGGCATCTCGACCCGGCCGCAGGTCGCGGCCGTGGCGAAGCTCGCCGACGGAGTGGTCGTCGGCAGTGCCCTCGTCCGCCTGATCGACGAGTCCGGGGGAAGCCCGGGTCTCGACGAGATCGTCTACGAGCGCGCCGTCGACCTCGCCGCAGGCACGAGGCGCGGCTGA
- a CDS encoding chorismate-binding protein, with protein sequence MKRVTPHLRELLAETVTPLAVYQRLKALSPVRFLFESVTGGEQVARFSFLGAAPREIYRLYPDRLEVERDGRRSDLPGPPLAALRAVVEGYSTPELPVPFAGGFVGTFGFDLVRLVERIPSRPPDPWGLPVAILGRFDEVIAFDHAQQRLLLVANEIEGETTAAEAERALDRLEGALARDVRVRAIRLPEERPVLDRAPETSLSGPDFQRAVTLAKEHILAGDIFQVVLARHFRLASEATPEALYRALRRVNPSPYMVLLEFPEVALIGASPEMLVKKTGDRLVTRPIAGTRRRGADAEADRALAAELLADPKERAEHVMLVDLGRNDLGRVATPGSVSVESFLEVEQYSHVLHLVSSVEAELAPGKSALDALLAAFPAGTVSGAPKIRAIEILDRLEPESRGLYAGATGYLSFSGDLDTCITIRTLVARKSNDGSGSSEVSVTAGAGIVADSDPGREEQETENKAAALLAAVALAEELER encoded by the coding sequence ATGAAGAGAGTGACTCCGCACCTGCGTGAGCTGCTGGCCGAGACGGTGACGCCGCTCGCGGTCTATCAGCGCCTCAAGGCGCTCTCGCCGGTGCGCTTTCTCTTCGAGAGCGTCACCGGCGGCGAACAGGTGGCGCGCTTCAGCTTTCTCGGCGCCGCGCCGCGCGAGATCTATCGCCTCTATCCGGATCGCCTGGAGGTGGAGCGCGACGGCCGGAGGAGCGATCTCCCTGGACCGCCGCTCGCCGCGCTCCGGGCGGTCGTCGAAGGCTACTCGACGCCCGAGCTGCCGGTCCCTTTCGCCGGCGGTTTCGTCGGCACGTTCGGCTTCGATCTGGTGCGGCTCGTCGAGCGGATTCCTTCGCGGCCGCCCGATCCCTGGGGGCTGCCGGTCGCGATCCTCGGGCGGTTCGACGAAGTCATCGCTTTCGACCATGCCCAGCAGCGACTGCTGCTCGTCGCCAACGAGATCGAGGGCGAGACGACGGCGGCGGAGGCCGAACGCGCCCTCGACCGCCTCGAAGGCGCGCTGGCGCGCGATGTCCGGGTGCGCGCAATCCGGCTGCCGGAGGAGCGGCCGGTCCTCGACCGCGCTCCCGAGACGAGTCTCTCGGGGCCGGACTTCCAGCGCGCGGTGACCCTCGCGAAGGAGCACATTCTGGCCGGGGACATCTTCCAGGTCGTCCTGGCGCGACACTTCCGACTCGCTTCCGAAGCCACGCCCGAGGCGCTCTACCGCGCGCTGCGGCGGGTGAACCCGAGCCCCTACATGGTGCTGCTCGAGTTCCCGGAGGTCGCCCTCATCGGCGCCTCTCCGGAGATGCTCGTCAAGAAGACCGGCGACCGGCTGGTGACCCGCCCGATCGCCGGCACCCGGCGCCGCGGTGCGGATGCCGAGGCTGACCGCGCCCTCGCCGCGGAGCTCCTTGCCGACCCGAAGGAGCGCGCCGAGCACGTGATGCTGGTCGACCTCGGGAGAAACGACCTGGGGCGTGTGGCGACACCGGGGAGTGTCTCGGTCGAGAGCTTCCTCGAGGTCGAACAGTACTCGCACGTTCTTCACCTGGTTTCGAGCGTCGAAGCGGAGCTCGCCCCGGGCAAGTCCGCTCTCGACGCGCTCCTGGCGGCTTTCCCCGCCGGGACGGTCTCGGGCGCGCCGAAGATCCGCGCGATCGAGATCCTCGACCGGCTCGAGCCGGAGTCGCGCGGACTCTATGCCGGAGCCACCGGCTACCTCTCTTTTTCCGGCGACCTCGACACCTGCATTACGATCCGCACGCTCGTCGCCAGAAAGTCGAACGATGGCTCCGGCAGTTCGGAGGTCTCGGTGACTGCCGGCGCCGGCATCGTCGCCGATTCCGACCCGGGGCGGGAGGAGCAGGAGACCGAGAACAAGGCCGCGGCGCTTCTCGCTGCGGTCGCCCTCGCCGAGGAGCTGGAACGATGA
- a CDS encoding aminodeoxychorismate/anthranilate synthase component II has translation MILVIDNYDSFTYNLVQLLAVAGAEPVVVRNDAATVDELLAMRPAGILLSPGPGRPGESGVCVPLLARRPDLPIFGVCLGHQALGESFGATVDRAPVLMHGKTSAVRHSGEGIFAGVPNPFEATRYHSLEVREATLPPELEAIAWSDDGIVMALRHRELPYWGVQFHPESVLTVAGPRIVTNFLARCGLPVAVAE, from the coding sequence ATGATCCTGGTGATCGACAACTACGACTCGTTCACCTACAACCTGGTGCAGCTGCTGGCGGTCGCCGGAGCCGAGCCGGTCGTGGTCCGGAACGATGCCGCGACGGTCGACGAGCTCCTGGCGATGCGCCCGGCCGGGATCCTGCTCTCTCCCGGCCCCGGCCGGCCCGGGGAGTCCGGCGTCTGCGTCCCGCTGCTCGCGCGGCGCCCGGACCTGCCGATTTTCGGCGTCTGCCTCGGGCATCAGGCGCTGGGGGAGTCGTTCGGCGCCACGGTCGATCGCGCACCGGTGCTGATGCACGGCAAGACCTCGGCGGTGCGGCACTCGGGCGAGGGAATCTTCGCCGGCGTCCCGAACCCGTTCGAAGCGACGCGCTACCACTCGCTCGAGGTGCGCGAAGCGACCCTGCCGCCCGAGCTCGAGGCGATCGCCTGGAGCGACGACGGAATCGTCATGGCTTTACGGCACCGGGAACTGCCCTATTGGGGCGTCCAGTTCCACCCCGAGTCGGTCCTGACGGTCGCGGGGCCGCGGATCGTCACCAACTTCCTCGCCCGCTGCGGGCTGCCGGTGGCGGTCGCCGAATGA
- the trpD gene encoding anthranilate phosphoribosyltransferase encodes MSEPAHLLQRLLDREDLRREEVAALFGRIMDGELAESQIAALLVALAMKGETTDEIAGAVEAMRARVRGVPHAIAEVIDTCGTGGDGRGTFNISTAAAFVAAAAGATVAKHGNRAVSSRSGSADLLVALGLPVEVAPATSGRQLEEIGIAFLFAPTHHPATRAVVPVRRALGVRTIFNLLGPLTNPAAARRQLIGVYARDRVEPVARVLAALGCEHALVVHGDDGLDEITTTTLTHVAEVRQGEVETYELTPESAGVRRAAPEALAGGAPEENATRLLELLEGETGALTDIVALNAGAALYVGGRAASIAEGVEMARAVLVSGAAHAKLLALKSFQ; translated from the coding sequence ATGAGCGAACCGGCGCACCTGCTCCAGCGCCTGCTCGACCGCGAGGATCTGCGGCGCGAGGAGGTCGCGGCGCTCTTCGGGCGGATCATGGACGGCGAGCTCGCCGAGAGCCAGATCGCCGCGCTGCTCGTCGCCCTGGCGATGAAAGGGGAGACCACGGACGAGATCGCCGGCGCGGTGGAGGCGATGCGGGCCCGGGTGCGAGGCGTACCCCACGCCATCGCCGAGGTGATCGACACCTGCGGCACCGGTGGCGACGGCCGCGGAACGTTCAACATCTCGACCGCGGCGGCGTTCGTCGCGGCGGCGGCGGGAGCGACCGTCGCCAAGCACGGCAACCGCGCGGTCTCGTCGCGCTCCGGGAGCGCGGATCTCCTCGTCGCGCTGGGGTTGCCGGTCGAGGTTGCGCCCGCGACCTCCGGGCGCCAGCTCGAGGAGATCGGAATCGCGTTCCTGTTCGCTCCGACGCACCATCCCGCGACCCGGGCCGTCGTGCCGGTGCGGCGGGCGCTCGGCGTGCGGACGATCTTCAACCTCCTCGGGCCACTCACCAACCCTGCGGCGGCGCGCCGGCAGCTGATCGGGGTCTACGCCCGTGACCGCGTCGAGCCGGTGGCGCGGGTCCTCGCGGCGCTGGGATGCGAGCACGCGCTCGTCGTGCACGGCGACGACGGCCTCGACGAGATCACCACCACGACCCTCACCCACGTCGCCGAAGTGCGGCAAGGGGAGGTCGAGACGTATGAGCTCACTCCGGAATCGGCCGGAGTCCGGCGCGCTGCGCCCGAAGCCCTCGCCGGAGGCGCTCCGGAGGAGAACGCGACCCGGCTGCTGGAGTTGCTGGAGGGCGAGACCGGCGCGCTCACCGATATCGTCGCCCTGAACGCCGGCGCGGCGCTCTATGTGGGCGGGAGGGCCGCCTCGATTGCCGAGGGTGTCGAGATGGCGAGGGCCGTGCTTGTCTCCGGCGCGGCGCATGCGAAACTTCTGGCGCTGAAAAGCTTCCAGTAA
- the trpB gene encoding tryptophan synthase subunit beta: MSTGPDERGRFGPFGGRFAPETLMAPLEELARAYDRLSRDRRFREELDELLHNYVGRPTPLTFAERLSTELGGARIFLKREDLLHTGAHKINNALGQALLARAMKKKRVIAETGAGQHGVATATAAALLGLDCVVYMGEEDMRRQHPNVERMRLLGTEVVPVASGSKTLKDAINEAMRDWVTNVRTTHYILGSVLGPDPFPRMVRDFHRVIGEEAKRQILKRTGRKGPDAAIACVGGGSNAIGLFSAFLEDPTVRLIGVEAGGRGKGLGEHAARFARDGGALGVLHGTRTMVLQDADGQVAATHSVSAGLDYPAVGPEHALLRQLGRVEYTSATDAEAIAAFHRLARTEGILPALESAHAVAEAMKRASKLSRRHVLLVNLSGRGDKDLESVIGWDAGHPASGAAPAAKPGRRKA; the protein is encoded by the coding sequence ATGTCGACGGGACCCGACGAGCGCGGCCGGTTCGGGCCGTTCGGTGGGCGATTTGCGCCCGAGACCCTGATGGCGCCGCTCGAGGAGTTGGCGCGCGCTTACGACAGGCTGTCGCGCGACCGGCGCTTTCGCGAGGAGCTGGACGAGCTGCTGCACAATTACGTCGGCCGTCCGACGCCGCTCACCTTCGCCGAGCGCCTGTCGACCGAGCTCGGCGGGGCACGCATCTTTCTCAAGCGCGAAGACCTCCTGCATACCGGTGCGCACAAGATCAACAACGCTCTCGGTCAGGCTCTCCTCGCGCGGGCGATGAAGAAGAAGCGAGTGATCGCCGAGACCGGTGCCGGCCAGCACGGCGTCGCGACCGCGACCGCCGCGGCTCTGCTCGGCCTCGACTGCGTCGTTTACATGGGTGAGGAGGACATGCGTCGCCAGCATCCCAACGTCGAACGAATGCGGCTCCTCGGCACCGAGGTCGTGCCGGTCGCTTCCGGGTCGAAGACCCTGAAGGACGCGATCAACGAGGCGATGCGCGACTGGGTGACGAACGTGCGCACGACGCACTACATCCTGGGCTCCGTCCTGGGACCCGATCCGTTTCCGCGCATGGTGCGCGACTTCCATCGCGTGATCGGCGAGGAGGCGAAGCGCCAGATCCTGAAGCGCACCGGGCGTAAGGGTCCCGACGCCGCGATCGCCTGCGTCGGCGGAGGCTCGAACGCGATCGGTCTCTTTTCGGCCTTTCTCGAGGATCCGACCGTGCGCCTCATCGGGGTGGAGGCGGGCGGCCGCGGCAAGGGGCTGGGGGAGCATGCGGCGCGCTTCGCCCGCGACGGCGGCGCGCTCGGCGTGCTGCACGGCACGCGCACGATGGTGCTGCAGGATGCGGACGGTCAGGTGGCGGCCACTCATTCGGTTTCGGCGGGGCTCGACTATCCGGCAGTCGGACCGGAGCACGCGTTGCTGCGCCAGCTCGGCCGGGTCGAGTACACCAGCGCGACCGACGCGGAGGCGATCGCGGCGTTCCACCGGCTGGCCCGGACCGAGGGAATCCTGCCGGCGCTCGAGAGCGCCCACGCGGTCGCCGAGGCGATGAAGCGGGCGTCGAAGCTGTCGCGCCGACACGTGCTGCTGGTGAACCTCTCCGGACGCGGCGACAAGGATCTCGAGTCGGTCATCGGATGGGACGCCGGACATCCGGCTTCCGGGGCGGCACCTGCAGCGAAGCCAGGGAGGAGGAAGGCATGA
- the hisF gene encoding imidazole glycerol phosphate synthase subunit HisF, translating into MNTAASPLAGAAGGAGATALACRVIPCLDVADGKVVKGVRFADLAVLGSPAEMAQRYCLEGPAGADEIVFLDVAASHERRGPALAWIEEVAASVFIPLTVGGGVRSLDDARDLLAAGADKVAVNSAAVARPGLLTELAERYGRQCVVLSVDARRRTPAQGGDGWEVVTRGGRQRTGLDALDWIAEGIERGAGELLLTSIDRDGTGDGFDCDLLAAAAARVNIPIIASGGAGRVEDFAAALGAGAAAVLAAGLFHREEISVSGLKRYLAAQGFPVRGVS; encoded by the coding sequence ATGAACACGGCGGCATCGCCGCTCGCCGGTGCCGCCGGCGGCGCCGGAGCCACGGCGCTTGCCTGCCGGGTGATCCCCTGCCTCGATGTCGCGGACGGCAAGGTGGTGAAGGGGGTGCGGTTCGCGGACCTGGCCGTTCTGGGTTCGCCCGCTGAAATGGCGCAGCGCTACTGCCTCGAAGGGCCGGCGGGGGCCGACGAGATTGTCTTCCTCGACGTCGCCGCCTCGCACGAGCGCCGCGGGCCGGCGCTCGCCTGGATCGAGGAGGTCGCCGCCAGCGTCTTCATTCCGCTCACCGTCGGCGGCGGAGTGCGCAGCCTCGACGATGCGCGCGATCTGCTCGCGGCCGGCGCCGACAAGGTGGCGGTCAACTCGGCAGCGGTGGCGCGTCCCGGCCTTCTGACCGAGCTCGCCGAGCGCTACGGCCGCCAGTGCGTCGTGCTCTCCGTCGACGCGCGCCGCAGGACGCCGGCGCAGGGCGGGGACGGTTGGGAGGTCGTCACGCGGGGCGGCCGTCAGCGGACCGGTCTCGACGCGCTCGACTGGATCGCCGAGGGGATCGAGCGCGGCGCCGGTGAGCTCCTGCTGACCAGTATCGACCGGGACGGCACGGGCGACGGCTTCGACTGCGATCTCCTTGCGGCGGCCGCCGCCCGGGTGAACATCCCGATCATCGCCTCGGGCGGTGCCGGCCGGGTGGAGGACTTCGCCGCCGCGCTCGGCGCCGGCGCCGCCGCCGTTCTCGCCGCCGGCCTCTTTCATCGCGAGGAGATTTCGGTGTCCGGGTTGAAGCGCTACCTTGCAGCACAAGGGTTTCCAGTAAGGGGGGTCTCGTGA
- the hisH gene encoding imidazole glycerol phosphate synthase subunit HisH, whose protein sequence is MSAEPLILDLGVGNLGNVARALTAAGARPIVSADPAAVRVARRIVLPGVGAFRPPRERLRGALEEALRAALAGGAHLLGICVGYQLLFEGSDEFGATGGLALLAGRITELPATVSLPHIGWNRLETHSPHPLLDGLESDAYVYFVHSFAPDADAGDGAPGKPDTETVATALHGRRFAAVSARDRICGTQFHPEKSGEAGLRVLRNFLALSGGDGACN, encoded by the coding sequence ATGAGCGCCGAACCCCTGATCCTCGACCTCGGCGTCGGCAATCTCGGCAACGTGGCGCGCGCGCTCACGGCGGCCGGTGCGCGGCCGATCGTCTCTGCGGATCCCGCCGCCGTGCGCGTGGCGCGCCGTATCGTGCTGCCCGGTGTGGGTGCCTTCCGTCCGCCCCGCGAGCGCCTTCGGGGCGCGCTCGAGGAGGCGCTGCGCGCGGCGCTCGCGGGGGGCGCTCATCTTCTCGGGATCTGCGTCGGCTACCAGCTGCTCTTCGAGGGCAGCGACGAGTTCGGTGCCACCGGCGGGCTCGCCCTGCTCGCCGGCCGGATTACCGAGCTTCCGGCGACCGTCTCCCTGCCGCACATCGGTTGGAACCGGCTCGAAACGCACTCGCCGCATCCGCTGCTCGATGGCCTCGAAAGCGACGCCTACGTCTACTTCGTGCACAGCTTCGCGCCCGACGCCGACGCAGGCGACGGCGCCCCCGGAAAGCCGGACACCGAGACCGTGGCGACCGCGCTGCACGGCAGAAGGTTCGCAGCCGTCTCGGCGCGGGACCGCATCTGCGGCACCCAGTTCCATCCCGAAAAGAGCGGCGAGGCGGGTTTGCGGGTGCTGCGCAACTTCCTGGCGCTCTCCGGGGGAGACGGCGCATGCAACTGA
- a CDS encoding phosphoribosylanthranilate isomerase, translating into MRPLVKICGITRVHDAMIAAALGADFLGLNLFPRSPRSLSLGKAREIADAVRGQVRTVGVFVNTPSRELMAIMDTIGLDFAQLHGDEWPDEVAVLGKRAIKVFRSLPVTPVHIARHPHVWGFLVDTPSAKLFGGTGITWDWRGLREVRSPKPMIIAGGISPENVRRALTESAADGVDVNSGVEVSPGVKDPRRMKMLFEELKRGRT; encoded by the coding sequence ATGAGACCGCTGGTCAAGATCTGCGGCATCACGCGCGTCCACGACGCCATGATCGCCGCGGCGCTCGGCGCCGACTTCCTGGGGCTCAATCTGTTTCCACGCAGTCCTCGCAGCCTCTCGCTCGGCAAGGCGCGGGAAATCGCCGATGCGGTGCGCGGCCAGGTGCGCACGGTCGGCGTCTTCGTGAATACCCCCAGCCGCGAGCTCATGGCGATCATGGATACGATCGGCCTCGACTTCGCGCAGCTGCACGGCGACGAGTGGCCCGATGAGGTGGCGGTCCTCGGCAAGCGGGCGATCAAGGTCTTCCGCAGCCTCCCGGTGACGCCGGTGCATATCGCGCGGCACCCGCACGTCTGGGGCTTCCTCGTCGACACACCGAGCGCCAAGCTCTTCGGCGGCACCGGCATCACCTGGGACTGGCGGGGGCTGCGCGAGGTGCGGTCGCCGAAGCCGATGATCATCGCGGGCGGTATCTCGCCCGAGAACGTGCGGCGGGCGCTCACCGAGAGCGCCGCAGATGGGGTCGACGTCAATTCGGGAGTGGAGGTCAGCCCGGGCGTCAAGGATCCGCGGAGAATGAAGATGCTGTTCGAGGAGCTCAAACGTGGCCGGACTTAG
- a CDS encoding indole-3-glycerol-phosphate synthase, with protein sequence MPPADILQRIVASRRQRLGVSPVHRTPPSFTGSFSLSGAPDNPFVSALAARRGRAVIAEVKMGSPRLGSLAGRFDPVAQAAAYAAAGAAALSVVVEPDYFFGSYELLAACKAACGLPAIAKEFVVDLRQLDWAVEAGADAILLVAALYSAVELAGWAAASRERGLAPLVETHDLSDLDLLAGAEWEMIGVNNRDLRTFEVDLEHSIGMRPKLPPLALAVAESGIAKRSDVERLRAAGFDAFLVGESLLLGGNPAEKLAELFA encoded by the coding sequence GTGCCGCCCGCCGACATCCTGCAACGCATCGTCGCCAGCCGCCGCCAGCGCCTGGGAGTCTCCCCTGTGCACCGGACGCCACCTTCATTTACCGGAAGCTTTTCGCTTTCTGGCGCGCCCGACAATCCGTTCGTGTCGGCGCTGGCTGCACGGCGCGGTAGGGCAGTCATCGCCGAGGTGAAGATGGGCTCGCCTCGCCTCGGCTCGCTCGCCGGCCGGTTCGACCCGGTGGCCCAGGCCGCGGCCTACGCCGCGGCGGGGGCGGCGGCTCTCTCGGTGGTGGTCGAGCCGGATTACTTCTTCGGCAGCTACGAGCTGCTCGCCGCCTGCAAGGCCGCCTGCGGTCTGCCGGCGATCGCCAAGGAGTTCGTGGTCGACCTCCGCCAGCTCGACTGGGCGGTCGAGGCCGGGGCCGACGCCATCCTGCTCGTCGCCGCGCTCTATTCGGCCGTCGAGCTCGCCGGTTGGGCGGCGGCGTCGCGCGAGCGCGGCCTCGCTCCGCTCGTCGAGACCCACGACCTGTCCGATCTCGACCTGCTCGCCGGAGCCGAGTGGGAGATGATCGGAGTGAACAACCGCGACCTGCGCACATTCGAGGTCGATCTCGAGCATTCGATCGGCATGCGCCCGAAGCTGCCGCCGCTGGCGCTCGCCGTCGCGGAGAGCGGCATCGCGAAGCGCTCCGACGTCGAGCGGCTGCGCGCCGCCGGCTTCGACGCCTTCCTCGTCGGCGAGAGCCTCCTTCTCGGCGGGAATCCGGCGGAGAAGCTCGCGGAGCTCTTCGCATGA
- a CDS encoding 1-(5-phosphoribosyl)-5-((5-phosphoribosylamino)methylideneamino)imidazole-4-carboxamide isomerase (catalyzes the formation of 5-(5-phospho-1-deoxyribulos-1-ylamino)methylideneamino-l-(5-phosphoribosyl)imidazole-4-carboxamide from 1-(5-phosphoribosyl)-5-[(5-phosphoribosylamino)methylideneamino] imidazole-4-carboxamide) — protein sequence MQLIPSIDLRRGEVVRLAQGRDAEATVYAADPLEVLARFQEAGAERVHIVDLDAAFGEPRQVGALAKLARAAKREKLQLGGGLRTAELLRAALESGFDRVIAGSMVVRDPAGFGRAAAQSPGRIVPALEFAGDELRAAGWREGTALGLDEVLKQLLPFTGLFLEALVTDIARDGMLNGPNLDLAVSVARALGVRAIVSGGVSGAGDIVAAAAHPELSGVIVGRAFYEGRLDLPSAIEALRASMAEVPA from the coding sequence ATGCAACTGATACCTTCGATCGATCTGCGGCGCGGCGAGGTCGTCCGCCTGGCGCAGGGGCGCGACGCCGAAGCGACGGTCTACGCCGCCGACCCGCTCGAAGTGCTGGCGCGTTTTCAGGAAGCCGGCGCCGAGCGTGTGCACATCGTCGACCTCGACGCTGCTTTCGGAGAGCCACGACAAGTGGGTGCGTTGGCGAAACTGGCGCGGGCGGCGAAGCGCGAAAAGCTTCAGCTAGGGGGTGGCTTGCGGACCGCCGAGTTGCTGCGCGCCGCTCTCGAGAGCGGGTTCGATCGCGTCATCGCCGGATCGATGGTGGTGCGCGACCCCGCAGGCTTCGGGCGCGCGGCAGCACAGTCTCCCGGTCGAATCGTTCCCGCTCTCGAGTTCGCCGGCGACGAGCTTCGCGCAGCCGGCTGGCGTGAGGGCACCGCGCTGGGCCTCGACGAGGTGCTGAAGCAGCTTCTTCCCTTTACCGGACTTTTTCTCGAAGCGCTCGTCACGGACATTGCCCGCGACGGGATGCTGAACGGTCCGAATCTCGACCTTGCGGTCAGCGTGGCGCGCGCTCTCGGGGTGAGGGCAATCGTCTCGGGAGGCGTTTCCGGAGCGGGCGATATCGTCGCTGCCGCTGCGCATCCCGAGCTCTCGGGAGTCATCGTCGGCCGGGCGTTCTACGAGGGCAGGCTCGATCTGCCCTCTGCCATCGAGGCGCTGCGCGCTTCGATGGCAGAGGTGCCGGCATGA
- a CDS encoding bifunctional phosphoribosyl-AMP cyclohydrolase/phosphoribosyl-ATP diphosphatase HisIE has translation MSAESSLAEFDPAVLRYDAAGLLPVVAQDAFSGRVLMLAWANADAVAMTLATGEAHFWSRSRRALWRKGETSGNVLRLVSIERDCDGDSLLLRVIPAGPACHTGATSCFDADFSAGEVGAGLDLGALERIIAARASADPEASYTARLFAEGIERMAQKVGEEATEVVIAALASHHARDPEGERTGKGEALHPADSLPSRTQLPAPEARGSGREQKQRLVEEASDLLFHLLVLLRANGVTTLDLARELSARHQGRASPAVDNSLPLPRSSAASATTQAERREPPRPGSSEKKAR, from the coding sequence GTGAGCGCTGAGTCTTCGTTGGCAGAGTTCGACCCCGCAGTCCTGCGCTACGACGCTGCAGGCCTCCTGCCTGTGGTCGCGCAGGACGCCTTCAGCGGCCGCGTCCTGATGCTCGCCTGGGCGAACGCCGATGCCGTAGCGATGACTCTTGCGACCGGCGAAGCGCATTTCTGGAGCCGCAGCCGACGAGCCCTCTGGCGCAAGGGCGAGACCTCCGGGAACGTCCTGCGGCTCGTCTCGATCGAGCGCGACTGCGACGGCGACAGCCTGCTCCTGCGGGTGATTCCTGCAGGGCCCGCCTGCCACACCGGCGCCACCAGCTGCTTCGATGCCGATTTCTCCGCCGGAGAAGTGGGCGCGGGTCTCGACCTCGGAGCACTCGAACGCATCATCGCGGCTCGCGCCAGCGCCGACCCGGAAGCGAGCTACACGGCGCGACTCTTCGCCGAAGGCATCGAGCGCATGGCGCAGAAGGTCGGCGAGGAGGCGACCGAGGTCGTCATCGCCGCGCTCGCATCGCACCACGCTCGCGATCCGGAAGGCGAAAGGACCGGTAAAGGGGAGGCGTTGCATCCGGCAGACTCGCTGCCTTCCCGGACGCAGCTCCCCGCGCCGGAGGCGCGAGGCTCAGGGCGCGAACAGAAGCAACGGCTGGTCGAAGAGGCGAGCGATCTGCTCTTTCACCTCCTCGTGCTGCTGCGCGCGAACGGCGTGACGACGCTGGACCTCGCCCGCGAGCTCTCCGCGCGCCACCAGGGACGAGCGAGTCCCGCGGTGGACAACAGCCTCCCTTTACCGAGAAGCAGCGCTGCGTCCGCAACGACGCAAGCCGAGCGGCGCGAGCCACCGCGGCCAGGGTCGTCAGAAAAGAAGGCAAGATGA